From a single Bryobacter aggregatus MPL3 genomic region:
- a CDS encoding mandelate racemase/muconate lactonizing enzyme family protein: MKITRIRYYESPITRPMVNQSFHVVTIETDAGITGIGEGGSPDLVKQLAAQLIGQDPTKIDHLWQLMFRGLFYPAGREKTHSIGALDLALWDLRGKALGVPVHQLLGGLSRDYIECYCTGFPNPKKLSTAETARACIEAGFRAFRTSVSDPGSRPFQNREMVLATHQHCKEVREGVGKAGDWAIDFHTRLDFPDAVKLANLIEPLEPYFVEDLIRSENNNVYRQLRPMVKVPIAVGEQHSHRWDINELIEGRLIDYNRVSIPNCGGITEYTKLAAICETHYVGQTPHFTGPIGEAALVHCNSTFSGPVLMEMTGASIDSPHRSYLPECYDYKAGKLYANSRVGLGVSFDATKIPMFWEVTKHDQPIPLYRRPDGSLTNW, encoded by the coding sequence ATGAAGATCACCCGCATCCGCTACTACGAGTCGCCGATCACGCGTCCGATGGTCAACCAGAGCTTCCATGTCGTCACCATTGAGACAGACGCCGGCATCACAGGCATCGGAGAAGGAGGCTCGCCCGATCTGGTGAAGCAACTGGCTGCACAGTTGATTGGACAGGACCCAACCAAGATCGATCATCTCTGGCAGTTGATGTTCCGCGGCTTGTTCTATCCCGCGGGACGCGAGAAGACGCATTCGATCGGCGCGCTCGACCTGGCGCTCTGGGATCTCCGCGGCAAGGCGCTCGGCGTGCCTGTACATCAGCTCCTCGGCGGGCTCTCCCGCGACTACATCGAATGCTATTGCACCGGTTTTCCGAATCCGAAAAAGCTCTCCACGGCCGAGACCGCGCGCGCTTGCATCGAAGCTGGTTTCCGGGCCTTCCGCACCTCAGTGAGCGACCCGGGCAGCCGTCCTTTCCAGAACCGCGAGATGGTGCTGGCAACCCACCAGCATTGCAAGGAAGTGCGCGAGGGCGTTGGCAAGGCAGGTGACTGGGCCATCGATTTCCACACCCGCCTCGACTTCCCCGATGCCGTGAAGCTGGCCAACCTGATTGAGCCACTGGAGCCTTATTTTGTCGAAGATCTGATTCGCAGCGAGAACAACAATGTGTACCGGCAACTGCGGCCAATGGTGAAGGTGCCCATCGCAGTGGGCGAGCAGCACAGCCATCGTTGGGACATCAATGAACTGATCGAAGGCCGGCTGATTGACTACAACCGCGTGTCTATCCCCAACTGCGGCGGCATCACCGAATATACGAAGCTGGCGGCGATCTGTGAGACGCACTATGTCGGACAGACGCCGCACTTCACAGGCCCCATCGGCGAGGCCGCGCTGGTCCATTGCAACAGCACCTTCTCCGGTCCGGTGCTGATGGAGATGACCGGCGCCTCGATCGATTCGCCGCATCGCAGCTATCTGCCGGAGTGCTACGACTACAAGGCGGGCAAACTCTATGCGAATAGCCGCGTGGGACTGGGCGTGAGCTTTGATGCCACAAAGATTCCGATGTTCTGGGAAGTGACCAAACACGACCAGCCCATCCCGCTGTACCGCAGACCGGATGGCAGCCTGACAAACTGGTAA
- a CDS encoding ABC transporter ATP-binding protein translates to MKGLKKFSFCLPYLKPHILGLSFVMTISLLSTGLSLVQPYLTKLLIDEALLKKDFQALIQVSGVMVFTSVLAFAINVGVGYWYTQISTQVLFAMRADLLRHLHRLSPRFYSEWKTGDILSRLNNDISEVQRVVAEALLSVLGNIGFLIGSIVILWGMNPRLFLVGVAVLPLAVGVAWWFRGLLVERVREVREKSAEMGSFLLNTLLGHRVVTAFDATGREGAQFSNQNQGYVAALLKMQLISYSGAGLPSMLLALATAAVFWVGGSEVIAGTMTVGTLLAFLAYHMRLLTPVQSLMGMYTNLVTAQVSLERVEALFSIAPEVLPPVNGRLLGGVRGEIELRDVGFRYKDARAVLEHVNWHVGAGQIGLVLGPSGRGKSTLADLLLRFYDPMEGSVLLDGQDLKTIDIKELRRAVCVVEQSPWLFPASIGENLRYGDEKASDAELRAALDSVGLGEIFRDLHATVGERGLAISAGQRQRLAIARALLRKPRVLVLDEPTAALDEASERLVTDGLRRHLPNATLILITHRTKLREIADTVLELD, encoded by the coding sequence GTGAAGGGTCTGAAAAAGTTCTCCTTCTGCCTCCCCTATCTCAAACCACACATCCTCGGGTTGAGCTTTGTCATGACGATCAGTCTTCTGTCCACCGGACTCAGCCTGGTGCAGCCCTATCTGACGAAACTGCTCATTGATGAAGCACTGTTGAAGAAGGATTTCCAGGCGCTGATCCAGGTGTCCGGAGTGATGGTGTTCACCAGTGTTCTGGCCTTTGCGATTAATGTGGGCGTGGGTTACTGGTATACGCAGATCTCGACCCAGGTATTATTTGCGATGCGCGCCGATCTGCTGCGGCATCTGCACCGGTTGTCGCCTCGTTTCTACTCGGAGTGGAAGACCGGCGACATCCTCTCGCGGCTCAATAATGACATCAGCGAAGTGCAGCGCGTGGTGGCGGAAGCCTTGCTGAGCGTGTTGGGCAACATTGGCTTTTTGATTGGCAGCATTGTGATTCTCTGGGGGATGAACCCGCGGCTTTTTCTGGTGGGCGTTGCGGTGCTTCCGCTGGCTGTGGGCGTTGCCTGGTGGTTCCGTGGGCTGCTGGTGGAGCGAGTGCGAGAGGTGCGCGAGAAGTCGGCGGAGATGGGGAGCTTCTTGTTGAACACGCTGCTGGGCCATCGGGTGGTGACGGCGTTCGATGCGACGGGGCGCGAGGGTGCACAGTTTTCTAATCAAAATCAGGGTTATGTCGCAGCACTGCTGAAGATGCAGCTTATCTCTTATAGTGGCGCTGGTTTGCCGTCCATGTTGCTTGCGCTCGCGACGGCTGCGGTGTTCTGGGTGGGCGGCTCGGAAGTGATTGCAGGCACCATGACGGTGGGCACGCTGCTGGCCTTTCTGGCGTATCACATGCGCTTGCTCACTCCGGTGCAGAGCCTGATGGGCATGTACACGAATCTGGTGACAGCGCAGGTATCGCTTGAGCGAGTTGAGGCATTGTTCTCGATTGCGCCCGAGGTGCTTCCTCCGGTGAATGGCCGATTGCTGGGAGGGGTGCGTGGGGAGATTGAGTTGCGCGATGTGGGCTTCCGGTACAAGGACGCACGTGCGGTGCTGGAGCATGTGAATTGGCATGTGGGCGCAGGTCAGATTGGTCTGGTGCTGGGCCCGAGCGGCCGAGGGAAGAGCACGCTGGCCGATCTGCTGCTGCGCTTCTACGATCCGATGGAGGGATCGGTTCTGCTCGATGGACAGGACTTGAAGACGATCGACATCAAAGAGCTGCGCCGTGCCGTTTGCGTTGTGGAACAATCGCCCTGGCTCTTCCCGGCGAGCATTGGGGAAAACCTCCGTTATGGCGATGAGAAAGCGAGCGATGCAGAGCTGCGTGCGGCACTCGATAGCGTGGGCCTTGGAGAGATCTTTCGGGATCTGCATGCCACTGTGGGCGAACGGGGTCTTGCAATTAGTGCCGGACAACGGCAACGCTTGGCAATCGCGCGGGCACTGCTGCGCAAGCCGCGGGTGCTGGTGCTTGATGAGCCGACCGCTGCGCTAGACGAGGCGAGTGAGCGGCTGGTGACCGACGGGCTTCGCCGCCATCTGCCCAATGCGACGCTCATTTTGATCACGCACCGGACGAAGTTGCGCGAGATTGCAGATACGGTGCTGGAGCTGGATTAG
- a CDS encoding zf-HC2 domain-containing protein produces the protein MPEEQHIPYEALGRYLSGKIDSDEKASVERHLKDCPYCRQDIADASSWKETLPAEKAWWKFW, from the coding sequence TTGCCTGAAGAGCAGCACATTCCCTATGAGGCGCTGGGCCGCTATCTGTCCGGCAAGATCGACAGCGACGAGAAGGCAAGCGTCGAACGGCATCTGAAGGATTGCCCCTACTGCCGGCAGGACATCGCCGATGCGTCGAGCTGGAAAGAAACGCTCCCCGCAGAGAAAGCCTGGTGGAAGTTCTGGTAG
- a CDS encoding IS630 family transposase has protein sequence MEAKRGRPKKQELVVTEQQREELERLVRQPRKSRATAFRARIILECDGGLSNAAVAAKLRTTGFTVGFWRNRFIVGGISTLGDEPRPGAPREIGDDKIEQVVRLTLEKAPKGATHWSSRMLATRTGLSQSTISRIWRAFGLKPHRSETFQLSNDPLLVDKVRDIIGLYLSPPHHALVLCVDEKSQIQALSRNQPVLPLRSGQLERRTHDYQRHGVTSLFAALDIATGRVLGKCYRRHRSVEFLDFLKKIDAAAPADLDVHLVLDNYGTHKTAKVRQWLQKRPRYHLHFTPTHASWLNQVERWFALLTQRQIKRGSHRSVSELEDAIRKFIAVHNEQPKPFLWTKSASQILESIARFASTTLAAHQPNTSARNQ, from the coding sequence ATGGAAGCGAAGCGAGGACGACCCAAGAAGCAGGAGTTGGTGGTAACCGAGCAGCAACGGGAAGAGTTGGAACGGTTGGTGCGGCAGCCAAGAAAGTCCCGAGCAACAGCGTTTCGGGCACGAATCATCCTGGAATGCGACGGCGGATTGAGTAACGCCGCAGTTGCGGCGAAGCTGAGGACAACTGGGTTTACTGTTGGATTCTGGCGTAATCGTTTCATTGTGGGCGGGATCTCAACTTTGGGAGATGAGCCTCGGCCCGGGGCGCCACGAGAAATCGGCGACGACAAGATTGAGCAGGTCGTCCGGCTCACACTGGAGAAGGCCCCCAAGGGAGCAACCCATTGGTCCAGCCGAATGCTGGCGACGAGAACAGGACTGAGTCAATCCACCATCAGCCGCATCTGGCGTGCCTTTGGTCTGAAGCCACATCGAAGCGAAACCTTCCAGTTGTCGAACGATCCGTTGCTGGTTGACAAAGTGCGGGACATTATTGGGCTCTATCTGTCGCCCCCGCATCATGCGTTGGTGCTGTGCGTGGATGAGAAAAGTCAGATCCAGGCGCTAAGCCGGAACCAACCCGTGTTGCCGCTACGAAGCGGTCAACTTGAGCGCCGCACGCACGACTATCAACGACATGGAGTGACCAGTCTGTTTGCGGCTCTGGATATCGCCACCGGCCGGGTATTGGGCAAATGCTATCGCCGTCATCGCTCTGTAGAGTTCCTCGATTTCTTGAAAAAAATCGATGCGGCCGCCCCTGCCGACCTGGATGTCCATCTGGTGCTGGATAACTACGGAACGCACAAGACCGCCAAGGTTCGACAGTGGCTCCAAAAGAGGCCCCGGTATCATCTGCACTTTACTCCCACACATGCCTCTTGGTTGAACCAAGTCGAACGCTGGTTTGCGTTGTTGACACAACGGCAAATCAAGCGTGGCTCTCATCGAAGCGTCTCGGAACTAGAGGACGCTATTCGGAAGTTCATTGCCGTGCACAACGAGCAACCCAAACCATTCCTCTGGACCAAATCTGCCTCTCAAATTCTTGAGTCCATCGCCCGCTTTGCTTCAACCACCCTTGCCGCCCATCAACCGAACACTTCTGCTAGAAATCAATGA
- a CDS encoding HD domain-containing protein, whose translation MTREEAWAIVTEHVQSDGLRRHMLGVAACMEAYARKYGEDEEKWAVVGMLHDFDWEIHPNLPDHPTKGEAILEARGVSEEIRRAILSHADFTGIPRDSLLEKALFACDELSGFLTAASYVKPSKSIFEVEPKGVLKKMKDKGFARAVNRDDITKGAAELGVDLETHIQFCIDAMKAKADELGIRGSYEAS comes from the coding sequence ATGACTCGAGAAGAAGCTTGGGCGATTGTCACCGAACACGTACAGAGCGACGGCTTGCGCCGTCACATGCTTGGGGTGGCGGCCTGCATGGAGGCCTATGCGCGGAAGTACGGTGAGGACGAAGAGAAGTGGGCGGTAGTTGGAATGCTGCATGACTTCGATTGGGAGATCCATCCGAATCTGCCAGACCACCCAACCAAGGGCGAAGCCATCCTTGAAGCACGCGGTGTGAGCGAGGAGATCCGCCGGGCAATTCTCTCGCATGCTGATTTTACGGGCATCCCAAGAGATTCCTTGCTGGAGAAAGCTCTCTTTGCTTGTGACGAATTGTCCGGCTTTCTCACCGCCGCCTCCTATGTGAAGCCGAGCAAAAGTATCTTTGAGGTGGAACCCAAAGGGGTACTGAAGAAGATGAAGGACAAGGGCTTTGCCCGCGCGGTGAATCGCGATGACATCACCAAGGGCGCTGCAGAACTGGGCGTGGATCTTGAGACTCACATCCAGTTCTGCATTGACGCGATGAAGGCAAAGGCGGACGAGCTGGGGATTAGAGGATCTTACGAAGCTTCGTAA
- the pckA gene encoding phosphoenolpyruvate carboxykinase (ATP), whose amino-acid sequence MDVSNITSSRLEALKRAGISNPGPVFWNLSTPALIEAAISREEGQLSANGAFVVRTGQFTGRSPKDKFIVRDAITENTVNWGPVNQALDSEQFARIFEKLTKHLEGRELFVKDGFGGADPATRLPIRFITEKAWHCLFGTQLFLRPTANEELHHQPEFTLYFAPSFETDPTVDGTRSSTCIAIDFTKRIVLICGTYYAGELKKSVFTILNFLLTDRNILPMHCSANAAKGGAVALFFGLSGTGKTTLSADPVRDLIGDDEHGWSNNGVFNFEGGCYAKCIRLTRKNEPEIWDAIKFGTVLENVVMDPETRTLDYNSEEYTENTRAAYPIEYITNARIPGVAGHPTHVLFLTADAFGVLPPISRLTPEQAMFHFLSGYTAKLAGTERGLGKEPAATFSACFGEPFLPRHPKVYATMLGDKLRRHGVKTYLVNTGWVGGAYGVGHRMELQYTRAMVEAAIAGELDTVETRPHPVFGVHVPVTCPGVPASSLDPKAQWRDGDAYDKAATNLKKLFDENFKKFE is encoded by the coding sequence ATGGACGTATCCAATATTACTTCGAGCCGGCTGGAAGCCCTCAAACGGGCCGGAATTTCAAATCCGGGGCCTGTATTTTGGAATCTTTCGACACCCGCGCTGATTGAGGCGGCCATCTCGCGAGAGGAGGGGCAGCTTTCGGCAAACGGCGCTTTTGTCGTACGGACAGGCCAGTTTACGGGCAGGTCGCCGAAGGATAAGTTCATTGTGCGCGATGCGATCACAGAGAACACCGTGAACTGGGGCCCGGTGAATCAGGCCCTTGATTCCGAGCAGTTTGCGAGGATTTTTGAGAAGCTGACCAAGCATCTGGAAGGCCGTGAGCTCTTTGTCAAAGACGGGTTTGGCGGCGCCGACCCGGCCACCCGTCTGCCCATCCGCTTCATCACCGAGAAAGCTTGGCACTGTCTATTCGGCACGCAACTCTTCTTGCGGCCCACCGCGAATGAAGAGCTGCACCATCAGCCAGAATTTACGCTGTACTTTGCTCCAAGTTTTGAGACCGACCCAACTGTTGATGGCACCAGGAGCAGCACCTGTATCGCGATCGATTTTACAAAGCGCATCGTGCTGATCTGCGGCACCTACTATGCAGGAGAACTCAAAAAGAGCGTCTTCACGATTCTCAACTTTCTCCTCACAGACCGAAACATTCTCCCCATGCACTGTTCGGCCAATGCAGCCAAGGGCGGCGCGGTAGCCCTGTTCTTCGGCTTGAGTGGCACGGGCAAGACCACGCTCTCGGCAGACCCGGTGCGCGACTTGATCGGCGATGACGAGCACGGCTGGAGCAACAATGGCGTGTTCAATTTCGAGGGGGGCTGCTATGCAAAGTGCATCCGCCTCACGCGCAAGAACGAACCGGAAATCTGGGATGCGATCAAATTCGGCACCGTGCTTGAGAACGTCGTCATGGACCCGGAGACACGCACACTCGACTACAACAGCGAAGAGTACACCGAGAACACACGAGCCGCTTATCCCATCGAATACATCACGAATGCGCGCATCCCTGGCGTGGCCGGACATCCTACACATGTGCTGTTCCTCACAGCCGATGCGTTTGGCGTGTTGCCGCCGATCAGCCGATTGACACCGGAACAGGCAATGTTCCACTTCCTGAGCGGGTATACGGCAAAGCTTGCCGGTACGGAACGTGGCTTGGGCAAGGAGCCCGCCGCCACCTTTAGTGCCTGCTTCGGCGAGCCCTTCCTGCCCCGGCACCCGAAGGTCTACGCCACCATGCTCGGCGACAAGTTACGGAGGCACGGCGTCAAGACTTATCTCGTCAACACGGGCTGGGTGGGTGGAGCCTATGGCGTGGGCCATCGCATGGAGCTGCAGTACACCCGCGCGATGGTGGAGGCCGCGATTGCCGGCGAACTCGATACTGTAGAGACACGTCCGCACCCGGTATTCGGTGTCCATGTGCCGGTCACTTGTCCTGGCGTGCCCGCGAGCAGTCTCGATCCGAAGGCCCAGTGGAGAGATGGCGACGCCTACGACAAGGCGGCAACGAATCTCAAAAAACTGTTTGACGAGAACTTCAAGAAATTCGAATAG
- a CDS encoding beta-propeller fold lactonase family protein, with the protein MRILCLLSLLVGVVGAQSLVVLNKEDATLVVVDVKTGKVSRPVQTGESPHEVVVSADGKFAFVTNYGSKTPGHSLSVIDLGKLTEAQRVELLPLSKPHGIAVADGKIWFTAEANKVVGRYDPATNRVDSIVGTGQNQTHMVMFNQDRTKMITSNMGGDSLSIFTLEGANWNQTVVPVGKGPEGLDVSPDGRSVWTAHSRDGGVSIVDLATKRVTEVFDVGTKRSNRIKLTLDGKLALISDLSGNELLVVDAATHKVIKRMAIGKSPEGILLEPGGARAYIAVTGENEIAVLDLKTLEVTKRFRPGAGPDGMAWVQ; encoded by the coding sequence ATGCGAATACTCTGTTTGTTGTCCCTGCTGGTGGGAGTTGTTGGCGCCCAGAGCCTGGTGGTGCTCAATAAGGAAGATGCCACGCTCGTTGTGGTGGACGTGAAGACCGGCAAGGTGAGCCGTCCTGTCCAGACTGGGGAGAGTCCGCATGAGGTTGTGGTCTCTGCGGACGGCAAGTTTGCTTTTGTGACGAACTATGGCTCGAAGACGCCAGGGCATTCACTTTCTGTTATCGATCTGGGAAAACTGACGGAGGCGCAACGGGTGGAACTTCTTCCGCTCTCAAAGCCGCACGGCATTGCTGTGGCGGACGGCAAGATCTGGTTCACTGCAGAAGCCAACAAAGTGGTGGGCCGCTATGACCCGGCAACCAATCGCGTGGATTCGATTGTGGGTACGGGCCAGAACCAGACACATATGGTGATGTTCAACCAGGACCGGACAAAGATGATTACTTCGAATATGGGTGGGGATAGCTTGTCCATTTTCACGTTAGAAGGCGCGAACTGGAATCAGACGGTGGTGCCTGTGGGGAAGGGACCAGAGGGGTTGGATGTGAGTCCCGATGGACGCTCGGTTTGGACGGCGCACTCGCGGGATGGTGGGGTGTCGATCGTAGATCTGGCGACAAAGCGGGTGACGGAGGTTTTTGATGTGGGGACGAAGCGCTCCAACCGGATCAAGTTGACGCTGGATGGGAAACTGGCGCTGATCTCGGATCTTTCCGGAAATGAGCTGCTTGTTGTCGATGCAGCCACACACAAAGTGATCAAGCGGATGGCAATCGGGAAGTCGCCGGAAGGGATTCTGTTGGAGCCCGGTGGGGCGCGGGCGTACATTGCTGTGACCGGTGAGAACGAGATTGCGGTGCTGGATCTGAAGACGCTGGAAGTAACGAAGCGATTCCGGCCGGGAGCGGGTCCGGATGGGATGGCGTGGGTGCAGTAA
- a CDS encoding S66 peptidase family protein — protein MKRRAFVSTMPAALAAQSTASPGPLKPKALPPGATVGLITPSTYVADPNQLLTMQLTAQMFGWKTKIGKQVGHRESRVGEDIPARIADLHAMFADPEVDGILCIRGGYGTPQLLDGLDYDLIRRNPKILLGYSDITGLHLAIHQKTGLVTFHGPTGLSPFTEFSQHWFKRATDPKPMGLLTNPVERNAFRPAHPLRTIRGGKAQGRLIGGNLTLVSCLMGTPYEPDVRGKIFFLEDVGEEPYRIDRMLQQLALAGKFEQCAGVVIGECVDCGPKQFEPSSTFNYTLGEVLDRVFTKVKVPVFHGLLFGHTADQITLPLGVMASIDADRKELKIEEAAVA, from the coding sequence ATGAAACGCCGCGCCTTTGTCTCCACAATGCCAGCCGCACTCGCGGCGCAAAGCACTGCATCGCCGGGCCCGTTGAAGCCGAAAGCTTTGCCGCCTGGAGCGACTGTCGGGCTGATTACCCCCAGCACATATGTCGCAGACCCGAATCAATTGCTCACCATGCAGTTGACGGCGCAGATGTTTGGTTGGAAGACAAAGATTGGCAAGCAGGTGGGGCATCGCGAGTCACGCGTGGGTGAGGACATTCCAGCTCGTATTGCCGACCTGCACGCGATGTTTGCAGACCCCGAAGTGGATGGCATCCTCTGCATTCGCGGTGGCTACGGCACCCCGCAGTTGCTGGATGGATTGGACTACGATCTGATCCGCCGCAACCCGAAGATCCTGCTCGGCTACAGCGACATCACCGGGCTGCATCTGGCCATCCATCAGAAGACCGGGCTGGTGACCTTTCATGGCCCCACAGGGCTATCGCCCTTCACTGAGTTTTCGCAGCACTGGTTCAAGCGAGCCACCGATCCTAAGCCTATGGGCTTGTTGACCAATCCGGTGGAGCGCAACGCGTTCCGGCCTGCGCATCCCTTGCGAACCATTCGTGGCGGCAAGGCGCAAGGCCGGCTCATCGGTGGCAATCTCACTTTGGTCAGTTGTCTGATGGGCACGCCTTATGAGCCTGATGTACGCGGCAAGATCTTCTTCCTCGAAGATGTCGGCGAGGAGCCTTACCGGATCGATCGCATGCTGCAACAGCTTGCCCTCGCTGGCAAGTTCGAGCAATGCGCGGGGGTGGTGATCGGAGAATGCGTGGACTGCGGCCCAAAGCAATTTGAGCCGAGCAGCACCTTCAACTACACGCTGGGAGAGGTGCTCGATCGAGTCTTCACAAAGGTGAAGGTGCCGGTGTTTCATGGTTTGCTCTTCGGACACACCGCAGACCAGATCACGCTGCCCTTGGGCGTGATGGCCTCGATCGATGCCGACCGCAAGGAGTTGAAGATCGAGGAGGCCGCCGTTGCCTGA
- a CDS encoding PHP domain-containing protein, with the protein MIDLHTHTYESDGTDSPAGLIENAARAGLTAIAITDHDTFSAHATAQPLADAHGIRLVRGVEVSTKARGRSVHLLSYWFHGAAPQAFEDWLAAMLEYRRERNRRLAARLRELGIPIELEEAEALGRTVTGRVHFAKLLIAKGYVKTVPEAFDRYIGEDAPGFILMDDPKTPDAIRKVREHGGVPVLAHPIRLGMSDPQVEEEFIREQADAGLLGLEVMHSDHDELARARYLALVERYNLSPTGGSDYHGSVKPQIHLGRGIEGNVSVPQSWLDKLSSL; encoded by the coding sequence TTGATTGATCTTCACACCCACACCTACGAGAGCGATGGAACCGACTCGCCTGCCGGTTTGATCGAGAACGCCGCGCGCGCTGGGCTCACGGCGATCGCAATCACAGATCATGACACTTTTAGTGCCCATGCGACGGCTCAGCCGCTTGCCGATGCACACGGCATCAGGCTGGTGCGCGGTGTGGAAGTGAGTACTAAGGCGCGTGGCCGCAGCGTGCATCTGTTGTCTTACTGGTTCCATGGCGCAGCGCCGCAAGCTTTTGAAGACTGGCTCGCGGCGATGCTGGAGTACCGCCGTGAACGCAATCGCCGTCTGGCGGCACGGCTCCGCGAACTCGGGATTCCGATTGAGCTCGAAGAGGCGGAAGCCCTCGGCCGCACTGTTACTGGCCGCGTTCATTTCGCGAAGTTGTTAATCGCAAAGGGCTACGTGAAGACCGTGCCCGAAGCCTTTGACCGCTACATTGGCGAAGATGCACCCGGTTTCATTCTGATGGACGATCCGAAGACTCCCGATGCCATTCGCAAAGTCCGGGAGCATGGTGGTGTGCCTGTGCTCGCGCATCCGATCCGGCTGGGGATGAGCGACCCGCAGGTGGAAGAAGAGTTCATTCGGGAGCAAGCGGATGCTGGCCTGCTGGGGCTGGAAGTGATGCACTCAGATCACGACGAGCTTGCTCGTGCACGCTACCTGGCACTGGTTGAACGGTACAATCTGTCTCCGACAGGAGGCTCCGATTATCACGGCAGTGTCAAGCCGCAGATTCATCTGGGGCGAGGCATCGAGGGCAATGTCAGTGTTCCTCAGAGCTGGCTCGATAAACTGTCATCGTTATGA